Proteins found in one Panicum hallii strain FIL2 chromosome 4, PHallii_v3.1, whole genome shotgun sequence genomic segment:
- the LOC112889950 gene encoding probable transcription factor GLK1, with amino-acid sequence MLAVSPVRCADVEECRGGAGMEMEEIGPVSDLDFDFTVDDIDFGDFFLRLEDGDALPDLEVDPGEIFTDFEGIATGSDGAMDQEVHSVQPLAENTTRVDVEEGKGECNHAEEVVAGNNGDFGGGSVTVLAEEKSPSSTTSSSQEADSRYKSTSKHSQGKKKAKVDWTPELHRRFVQAVEQLGIDKAVPSRILEIMGIDSLTRHNIASHLQKYRSHRKHMLAREAEAASWTQRRQMYAAGGAPAAVKRPDSNAWTVPTIGFPPPPPLAPHPMQHFGRPLHVWGHPTPGVESPRVPMWPRHLVPRAPTPPWAPPPPSDPAFWHHPYMRGPSHMPGQVAPCVAVPMPAARFPAPPVRGVLPCPPPMYRPLVPPALGSKSQQDTQLQLQIQPSSESIDAAIGDVLSKPWLPLPLGLKPPSVDSVMGELQRQGVADVPPACG; translated from the exons ATGCTAGCAGTGTCGCCGGTGAGGTGTGCCGATGTGGAGGAGTGCCGCGGAGGTGCCGGCATGGAGATGGAGGAGATTGGGCCGGTGTCGGACCTGGATTTCGACTTCACGGTCGATGACATAGACTTCGGGGACTTCTTCCTCAGGCTAGAagatggagatgccctgccggaccTTGAAGTCGACCCTGGCGAGATCTTCACTGACTTCGAGGGAATCGCCACCGGAAGCGATGGTGCCATGGACCAGGAGGTGCACAGCGTCCAGCCCTTAGCAGAGAATACGACCCGCGTCGATGTGGAAGAAGGGAAAGGAGAATGCAACCATGCTGAGGAGGTGGTAGCCGGGAATAATGGTGACTTTGGGGGCGGCAGTGTAACCGTCTTGGCTGAGGAGAAGTCGCCGTCTTCTACGACATCATCATCGCAGGAGGCTGATAGCCGGTACAAGTCGACCAGCAAGCACTCAcaagggaagaagaaagcaaAG GTGGATTGGACGCCGGAGCTCCACCGGAGATTTGTTCAAGCGGTAGAGCAGCTGGGCATTGACAAGGCAGTGCCGTCCAGGATACTCGAGATCATGGGGATCGACTCCCTCACGCGGCATAATATAGCGAGTCATTTGCAG AAGTACCGGTCTCACAGGAAGCACATGCTTGCAAGGGAGGCGGAGGCAGCGAGCTGGACCCAGCGGCGGCAGATGTACGCTGCCGGGGGAGCCCCTGCCGCTGTGAAGAGACCCGATTCCAACGCATGGACTGTCCCAACCATCGgcttccctcctcctcctccgctagcTCCTCATCCGATGCAGCACTTCGGAAGGCCGTTGCACGTCTGGGGCCACCCAACCCCTGGGGTGGAGTCGCCCCGCGTGCCAATGTGGCCACGGCACCTCGTCCCGCGCGCCCCGACGCCGCCGTGGGCTCCTCCACCACCGTCTGACCCGGCGTTCTGGCACCACCCTTACATGAGG GGGCCTTCACATATGCCGGGGCAGGTGGCTCCCTGCGTGGCAGTGCCAATGCCAGCCGCG CGATTTCCTGCTCCACCGGTGAGGGGTGTTTTGCCATGTCCACCTCCAATGTACAGACCTCTCGTTCCTCCAGCACTAGGAAGCAAGAGTCAGCAAGATACGCAGCTCCAGCTACAGATACAGCCA TCAAGTGAGAGCATAGACGCAGCGATCGGTGATGTTTTATCGAAACCATGGCTGCCACTGCCCCTTGGCCTGAAGCCACCTTCAGTAGACAGTGTCATGGGCGAGTTGCAGAGGCAAGGTGTAGCAGATGTTCCTCCGGCTTGTGGATGA